Proteins encoded by one window of Streptococcus suis S735:
- a CDS encoding ABC transporter substrate-binding protein/permease has product MKRKLSIFLLTLIAVFSVTTGVRADEYLRVGMEAAYAPFNWTQEDDSNSAVPIEGTNQFANGYDVQVAKKIAASMDKELLVVKTKWEGLVPALTSGKIDMIIAGMSPTEERKKEIAFSDSYYTSIPTLVVRSDSQYANATSLEDFAGAKITAQQGVYLYDLIDQIEGANKQTAMGDFSQIRQALESGIIDAYVSERPEGRTAEAANKAFKMVELADSFETNAEDVTIAVGMRKDDERIAQVNEVLATISEEEQIALMDDMIENQPVEEASEGETPSFFAQVWNIVVNNWQQLLRGTGMTLLISILGTIIGTAIGLLIGVFRTAPKAANKALAIGQKVLGWIINIYIEIFRGTPMIVQSMVIYYGTAQAFGLNLDRTLAAIFIVSINTGAYMSEIVRGGIFAVDKGQFEAATALGFTHNQTMRKIVLPQVIRNILPATGNEFVINIKDTSVLNVISVVELYFSGNTVATQTYQYFQTFTVIAIIYFILTFTVTRILRAVEKYFDTDTYTTGANQMQVEVPHD; this is encoded by the coding sequence ATGAAACGTAAACTCAGTATATTTCTGCTGACCCTAATCGCTGTTTTTTCTGTAACAACAGGGGTTCGGGCAGACGAATACCTGCGGGTCGGTATGGAAGCTGCCTATGCACCATTTAACTGGACCCAAGAAGATGATAGCAACAGTGCCGTTCCTATTGAGGGAACCAATCAATTTGCCAACGGATATGATGTTCAGGTTGCAAAAAAAATCGCTGCATCCATGGATAAAGAACTCTTGGTTGTTAAAACCAAGTGGGAAGGCTTGGTCCCTGCTCTTACATCTGGTAAAATCGATATGATTATCGCCGGTATGAGCCCGACAGAAGAGCGCAAGAAAGAAATCGCCTTCTCAGATAGCTACTACACTTCAATTCCTACCCTGGTTGTTCGTTCTGATAGTCAGTACGCAAACGCAACCAGCTTGGAAGATTTTGCTGGCGCAAAAATCACTGCCCAGCAAGGGGTTTACCTCTATGATTTGATTGACCAAATTGAAGGGGCTAACAAACAGACTGCCATGGGAGATTTCTCACAAATCCGTCAAGCTTTAGAATCTGGCATTATAGACGCCTATGTTTCTGAACGTCCAGAAGGTCGTACAGCAGAAGCTGCAAATAAAGCTTTCAAAATGGTTGAATTGGCAGACAGTTTTGAAACCAATGCCGAAGACGTGACCATTGCTGTCGGTATGCGCAAAGATGACGAGCGTATCGCTCAGGTCAACGAAGTCTTAGCAACTATTTCAGAAGAAGAGCAAATCGCACTTATGGATGATATGATTGAAAACCAGCCCGTTGAAGAAGCCAGCGAGGGCGAAACACCTAGTTTCTTCGCCCAAGTTTGGAATATTGTTGTTAACAACTGGCAACAACTTCTGCGTGGAACTGGGATGACATTACTCATTTCCATCCTCGGTACAATTATCGGTACTGCTATCGGTCTCCTCATCGGTGTCTTCCGTACAGCTCCAAAAGCAGCAAACAAGGCGCTTGCTATTGGTCAAAAAGTGCTCGGTTGGATTATCAATATCTACATCGAAATTTTCCGTGGTACGCCGATGATTGTACAATCCATGGTTATTTACTATGGTACCGCCCAAGCATTCGGACTCAATCTTGACCGCACACTTGCCGCTATCTTCATTGTATCCATCAACACAGGTGCCTACATGAGTGAGATTGTCCGCGGTGGTATCTTTGCCGTCGATAAGGGCCAATTTGAAGCTGCTACTGCTCTCGGATTTACCCATAATCAGACCATGCGTAAGATTGTCCTTCCACAGGTTATTCGTAACATCTTACCAGCGACTGGTAATGAATTTGTCATCAATATCAAAGATACTTCTGTATTGAACGTTATCTCAGTTGTTGAGCTCTATTTCTCAGGAAATACTGTCGCAACCCAAACCTATCAATATTTCCAAACCTTTACGGTTATTGCTATTATCTACTTCATCCTAACCTTTACTGTGACACGTATCTTACGCGCAGTTGAAAAGTATTTTGATACA